A genomic segment from Nitratiruptor sp. YY08-10 encodes:
- the tuf gene encoding elongation factor Tu, whose product MAKEKFVKTKPHVNIGTIGHVDHGKTTLTAAITAVLAEKGYAEKRDYDQIDNAPEERERGITIATSHVEYETDKRHYAHVDCPGHADYVKNMITGAAQMDGAILVVSAADGPMPQTREHILLARQVGVPYIVVFLNKEDMVDDPELLELVEMEVRELLNEYDFPGDDVPVIAGSALKALEEAKEGKIGEWSEKILKLMEAVDEYIPTPERDIDKPFLMPIEDVFSISGRGTVVTGRIERGVVKVGDEIEIVGLRPTQKTTVTGVEMFRKELDQGEAGDNVGVLLRGTKKEEVERGQVLAQPGTITPHTKFEAEIYVLTKEEGGRHTPFFSGYRPQFYVRTTDVTGTITLPEGVEMVMPGDNVKINAELIAPIALEEGTRFAIREGGRTVGAGVVSKIIE is encoded by the coding sequence ATGGCAAAAGAAAAGTTTGTCAAAACCAAGCCGCATGTAAACATCGGTACTATCGGTCACGTTGACCACGGTAAAACAACTCTTACTGCTGCGATCACTGCAGTACTTGCAGAAAAAGGGTATGCAGAAAAAAGAGATTATGATCAAATCGACAATGCACCAGAAGAGAGAGAAAGAGGGATTACGATCGCAACTTCTCACGTAGAGTATGAAACAGATAAAAGACACTATGCACACGTTGACTGTCCAGGTCACGCGGACTATGTGAAAAACATGATTACTGGTGCTGCTCAGATGGACGGAGCGATTCTTGTTGTTTCTGCAGCAGACGGTCCTATGCCTCAAACACGAGAGCATATCCTTCTAGCACGACAGGTTGGTGTTCCTTACATCGTTGTTTTCTTGAACAAAGAGGATATGGTTGATGATCCAGAACTTCTTGAGCTTGTTGAAATGGAAGTTCGAGAACTCTTGAATGAATATGATTTTCCAGGTGATGATGTTCCTGTTATCGCTGGATCTGCGCTTAAAGCGTTGGAAGAAGCAAAAGAGGGCAAAATCGGTGAATGGAGCGAAAAAATCCTTAAGCTTATGGAAGCGGTTGATGAGTATATCCCAACTCCAGAGCGAGACATCGATAAGCCATTCTTGATGCCAATCGAAGACGTATTCTCTATCTCTGGTCGAGGTACTGTTGTTACTGGTAGAATCGAAAGAGGTGTTGTAAAAGTTGGAGATGAAATTGAAATCGTAGGTCTTCGACCAACTCAAAAAACAACTGTTACCGGCGTTGAAATGTTTAGAAAAGAGCTTGATCAAGGTGAAGCTGGTGACAACGTAGGTGTACTTCTTCGAGGTACGAAAAAAGAAGAGGTTGAAAGAGGTCAAGTACTTGCTCAACCTGGAACTATCACACCACATACTAAATTTGAAGCAGAAATTTACGTACTAACAAAAGAGGAAGGTGGACGACACACTCCATTCTTTAGTGGATATCGACCACAGTTCTATGTACGAACAACTGACGTTACTGGAACAATCACACTTCCAGAAGGCGTTGAAATGGTTATGCCAGGAGATAACGTAAAAATCAACGCTGAACTTATCGCACCAATCGCTCTTGAAGAGGGAACACGATTCGCTATCCGAGAGGGTGGTAGAACTGTTGGCGCTGGTGTTGTAAGTAAAATTATCGAATAA
- the tkt gene encoding transketolase — MNEAMMQKMANTIRFLALDMIQKANSGHPGAPLGLADIAVVLSKHLKHNPKNPKWLNRDRLVFSGGHATGLIYSLLYLWGYDISLEDLKEFRQYGSKTPGHPEYGHTPGVEITTGPLGQGVANAVGMAMASKYLGSLLNSETTKIIDHTVYCLCGDGDLEEGISYEACALAGRFELDNLIMIYDSNHITIEGDTAITWNEDVLERFRAQNWDVIEIDGHDYKEIDAALTWAKNRKKPVLIKANTIIAKGSCHYEGDPHSHGAPLGEEDIRCAKKKAGFPEDEAFYVPEDVLVRFRCAIEEGDLAEREWKKLILESPYKEQVDLLERLQNPDFNTIEWPEFEPGSKVATRDSNGKILNAIAKALPGFVGGSADLAPSNKTYLQGMGDFPNGKNFHFGIREHAMGAITNGMAAYGCLIPFNATFFVFSDYQKAAVRIAALSSLKNYFIWTHDSIGVGEDGPTHQPIEQLTTFRALPNFYTFRPADATENIECWKVALKLDKPSGFVLSRQKLEVLKPKRDFGDPNRGAYIIKKRDNASVTLLASGSEVMLALKAGCHLEEKGINANVVSMPCMELFLEQDPEYQKEVLDPSTKVLAIEAAAGIELYRFADAMISMENRFGASGPGDVLFKEYGFTIENIIQKVQELLG; from the coding sequence ATGAATGAAGCAATGATGCAAAAAATGGCAAATACCATCCGGTTTTTGGCACTGGATATGATACAAAAAGCCAATAGCGGCCATCCGGGTGCTCCTTTGGGACTTGCTGATATTGCTGTTGTGCTTTCCAAACATCTCAAACATAATCCCAAAAATCCAAAATGGCTCAATCGTGACCGTCTTGTATTTAGTGGGGGACATGCGACAGGACTTATCTATTCTCTTTTGTATTTGTGGGGATATGATATCAGTCTGGAGGATCTCAAAGAGTTTCGTCAATATGGAAGTAAAACGCCGGGTCATCCTGAATATGGTCATACTCCTGGAGTAGAAATTACCACGGGACCGTTGGGGCAAGGGGTTGCCAACGCAGTGGGAATGGCAATGGCCAGTAAATATCTTGGCTCTTTGTTAAATTCAGAAACGACAAAAATCATCGACCATACAGTCTACTGTCTATGTGGTGATGGGGATTTGGAAGAGGGAATCAGCTATGAAGCGTGTGCCTTGGCGGGCCGATTTGAACTTGACAACTTGATCATGATCTACGATAGCAACCATATTACTATCGAAGGCGATACAGCAATAACGTGGAATGAAGATGTATTGGAACGCTTCCGCGCCCAAAATTGGGATGTAATCGAGATCGATGGACATGACTACAAAGAGATAGATGCAGCTTTGACATGGGCAAAAAATAGAAAAAAACCGGTTTTGATCAAAGCAAATACGATCATTGCAAAAGGGAGCTGCCATTATGAAGGGGATCCCCACTCACATGGTGCACCACTTGGAGAAGAGGATATCCGGTGTGCAAAGAAAAAAGCAGGTTTTCCAGAAGATGAAGCGTTTTATGTCCCAGAAGATGTCTTGGTGCGGTTTCGATGTGCAATAGAAGAAGGAGATTTGGCCGAGCGAGAGTGGAAAAAGCTCATTCTTGAATCCCCATATAAAGAGCAGGTGGATCTGCTTGAAAGATTGCAAAATCCTGATTTCAATACAATCGAGTGGCCTGAGTTTGAACCAGGAAGCAAAGTGGCTACACGAGACAGCAATGGCAAGATTTTGAATGCAATAGCAAAAGCGCTTCCGGGTTTTGTAGGAGGGAGTGCAGACCTTGCTCCTTCAAACAAAACCTACTTGCAAGGTATGGGTGATTTTCCAAATGGAAAAAACTTCCATTTTGGTATTCGTGAACATGCGATGGGCGCTATTACAAACGGGATGGCAGCGTATGGCTGCTTGATTCCATTCAATGCAACATTTTTTGTATTCAGTGACTATCAAAAAGCGGCAGTTCGGATTGCTGCGCTCAGCAGCCTCAAAAACTATTTTATCTGGACGCACGATAGTATCGGCGTGGGAGAAGATGGTCCGACGCACCAGCCAATCGAGCAGCTAACAACTTTTAGAGCCCTGCCGAACTTTTATACATTCAGACCTGCAGATGCGACAGAAAATATCGAGTGCTGGAAAGTAGCACTGAAGCTTGATAAACCAAGCGGTTTTGTATTGAGCAGACAAAAACTAGAAGTGTTAAAACCAAAGAGGGATTTTGGAGATCCAAACAGAGGCGCTTATATCATCAAAAAAAGAGACAATGCCTCTGTGACACTTCTGGCAAGTGGCAGCGAAGTGATGCTTGCACTCAAAGCCGGATGTCACTTGGAAGAAAAAGGGATCAACGCCAATGTGGTAAGTATGCCATGTATGGAGCTTTTCTTGGAGCAAGACCCTGAATATCAAAAAGAAGTACTTGATCCATCGACAAAAGTTTTGGCAATAGAGGCAGCAGCCGGAATCGAGCTGTATCGCTTCGCAGATGCAATGATCAGTATGGAAAACAGATTCGGCGCCAGTGGTCCTGGAGATGTGCTTTTTAAAGAGTATGGCTTTACTATAGAAAATATCATCCAAAAAGTTCAGGAACTCCTTGGGTAA
- the nusG gene encoding transcription termination/antitermination protein NusG, translating into MAHKWYAIQVYSGSEKAVKKAIENLAEEENLKDRIKEVVVPTEDVIEVKNGKKKITERSIYPGYVFANMDLDIDLWQKIQSLPKVSRFIGESKKPTPISEADVRKIMEKAEKKGAPKPKISYEPGEMVRITEGPFANFTGVVEEYDMEHGKLKLNVSIFGRSTPVEILYTQVEKII; encoded by the coding sequence ATGGCACATAAATGGTATGCAATCCAAGTCTATAGCGGAAGTGAAAAAGCCGTAAAAAAAGCTATAGAGAACTTGGCTGAAGAAGAAAATCTCAAAGACAGAATAAAAGAAGTTGTTGTGCCAACAGAAGATGTCATAGAAGTCAAAAACGGTAAGAAAAAGATAACAGAAAGAAGCATATATCCTGGATATGTCTTTGCAAATATGGATCTTGATATTGATCTATGGCAAAAAATACAAAGTTTGCCAAAAGTTTCACGATTCATAGGCGAATCGAAAAAGCCGACTCCAATCAGTGAAGCCGATGTTCGCAAAATCATGGAAAAGGCTGAGAAGAAAGGTGCACCGAAGCCAAAAATCTCTTACGAGCCTGGCGAAATGGTCCGAATTACAGAAGGGCCATTTGCGAACTTTACAGGTGTAGTCGAAGAGTATGATATGGAGCATGGAAAATTGAAGCTCAATGTTTCAATCTTTGGTAGAAGTACACCGGTAGAAATACTTTATACTCAAGTTGAAAAAATTATATAA
- the rpmG gene encoding 50S ribosomal protein L33: protein MRDIIHLACEECGRRNYHTTKNKKTHPEKFEIRKYCKFCKKHTKHKEAKL from the coding sequence ATGAGAGATATTATTCATTTGGCATGTGAAGAGTGTGGAAGAAGAAACTATCACACAACAAAAAACAAAAAGACACATCCAGAAAAATTTGAAATTAGAAAATATTGTAAATTCTGCAAAAAACATACCAAACATAAAGAAGCAAAGCTTTAA
- the secE gene encoding preprotein translocase subunit SecE — protein MEKLISYIKLSKQELEKVIFPTKEQVKNAYIAVFVVVTVVALFLALVDGTMSFILSHIM, from the coding sequence ATGGAAAAACTTATATCCTATATCAAATTATCGAAACAAGAATTAGAAAAAGTTATTTTTCCAACGAAAGAGCAAGTCAAAAATGCATATATAGCTGTTTTTGTTGTAGTAACTGTTGTAGCGCTCTTTTTAGCTTTAGTTGATGGGACAATGTCATTCATCCTATCACATATAATGTAA